A region of Moorena producens PAL-8-15-08-1 DNA encodes the following proteins:
- a CDS encoding cellulase family glycosylhydrolase has translation MSRFFRHISRVARILSTILLTIISHFGQFRRRKPGHSRLPKYRRTKFRLPWRIIGLGLGLVFLSLMELTLPSHHPVDAANTARTMQLPLYTQGSQLLDSLGRPILLRGVNWFGIETNLHAPHGLWKRDYKDMLAQIKSLGYNMIRLPFSIQSLRASEVSGIDFNIGNNRELYGKSPLEVMDAIIKEAQKQGILILLDCHQLNDQRIPPLWYGDGFTETDWIETWKMLANRYRNQPNVIGADLKNEPHGSASWGTNDLATDWRLAAQRAGNAILAVNPKWLIVVEGVEKNVPGQRLATHWHGGNLEGVREYPVRLSNPNKLVYSPHEYGPGVFNHSWFSEPSFPNNLEYRWEIAWNYIARQGIAPILIGEFGGKEVDPNSTEGVWKRRLVDYINRNNLSFAYWSWNPNSGDTGGILQDDWQSVEGPKQQLLQGLLIANNFAPNVGVAPIIPSISIPRPSFPPGRTKPMPTPLPNSQPRSIGQMPTPTPTSRQPSRSVAPLPPPLSNPTSRRVAPLPLPNLRTNPGVIAPLPAPLPAPSPTVTPRQVTPLPLPSPLANPGFKEPLPLPSPSATPNTMAPLPSPPPDTNQGVRERRPTPEPSPNLSNPNLSTRSQTRNRVPLKVVPNLHSDWQEGFCIGIQVINEGSTKVEDWELTFQMNQAAINNSWNGNFQPPNRENSQSSKDYVVTPLDWGGLIEPGQSRHLGFCANKLGSDYKPQQMLASGQ, from the coding sequence ATGTCTAGATTTTTCCGGCACATATCCCGAGTTGCCCGCATCCTATCAACTATCCTGCTGACAATCATCAGCCATTTCGGGCAGTTTCGACGGCGCAAGCCTGGGCATAGTAGGCTTCCTAAGTACCGGCGAACCAAATTTAGACTCCCTTGGCGAATCATTGGTCTTGGCTTAGGGTTAGTCTTTTTATCCCTGATGGAATTAACCTTGCCTTCTCACCATCCTGTTGATGCAGCCAATACCGCAAGAACCATGCAGCTACCTCTTTATACTCAAGGATCACAACTACTTGATTCCTTAGGTCGCCCGATATTACTCAGAGGGGTGAACTGGTTTGGGATTGAGACAAACTTGCATGCTCCTCATGGGTTGTGGAAACGAGACTACAAGGATATGTTGGCGCAGATCAAAAGCTTGGGCTACAACATGATTCGGCTGCCGTTTTCTATCCAATCTCTAAGAGCCTCAGAGGTCAGTGGGATTGATTTCAACATCGGTAACAATCGGGAGCTTTACGGTAAATCGCCCTTGGAGGTGATGGATGCCATTATCAAGGAAGCCCAGAAGCAAGGCATATTAATTTTGTTGGACTGTCACCAACTCAATGACCAACGTATTCCTCCATTATGGTACGGGGATGGGTTTACGGAAACTGATTGGATAGAAACCTGGAAAATGCTGGCAAATCGTTACCGTAATCAACCTAATGTGATTGGCGCAGACCTGAAAAATGAACCCCATGGCTCAGCCAGCTGGGGGACAAACGATCTGGCTACTGACTGGCGACTGGCAGCACAGAGGGCTGGTAATGCCATTCTTGCGGTCAACCCCAAATGGCTGATAGTTGTTGAAGGTGTAGAAAAGAATGTTCCAGGTCAACGACTAGCGACCCATTGGCATGGGGGTAATCTGGAAGGAGTTAGGGAATATCCAGTACGTTTGTCTAATCCGAATAAGCTGGTCTATTCCCCCCATGAATATGGCCCTGGAGTTTTCAATCACTCTTGGTTTTCAGAACCGAGTTTCCCTAACAATTTGGAATACCGCTGGGAAATTGCTTGGAACTATATCGCTAGACAAGGCATTGCGCCGATTTTGATCGGAGAATTCGGTGGAAAGGAGGTAGACCCTAACTCAACAGAGGGAGTGTGGAAGCGGCGGCTGGTAGATTACATTAATCGAAACAACCTCAGTTTTGCCTACTGGAGTTGGAATCCCAATAGTGGGGATACTGGCGGGATCCTGCAAGATGATTGGCAGAGTGTGGAGGGTCCTAAGCAACAACTGCTTCAGGGATTGCTAATTGCCAACAATTTCGCCCCGAATGTGGGAGTTGCTCCGATTATCCCCTCAATTTCCATACCGCGACCAAGTTTCCCACCAGGCAGAACCAAACCAATGCCCACGCCATTACCGAATTCCCAACCCAGGTCAATCGGGCAAATGCCTACACCAACACCAACAAGTAGGCAGCCATCCAGAAGCGTTGCACCACTACCTCCACCCCTCTCCAATCCCACATCCAGGAGGGTTGCACCACTACCCCTACCTAACCTGCGTACCAACCCAGGTGTAATCGCACCGTTACCTGCACCGTTACCTGCACCATCACCAACTGTCACACCAAGGCAAGTTACACCCCTACCCCTACCGTCACCCCTTGCCAATCCAGGTTTCAAGGAGCCACTACCTTTACCATCCCCCAGTGCCACACCCAACACCATGGCACCCTTACCTTCACCGCCACCCGATACCAACCAAGGTGTAAGGGAGCGAAGACCAACACCCGAACCTAGCCCTAATCTCTCTAACCCTAATCTCTCTACAAGGTCACAGACTAGAAACCGTGTCCCTTTAAAAGTTGTACCTAACCTGCATTCAGATTGGCAAGAAGGATTTTGCATCGGTATACAGGTTATCAATGAGGGCAGTACTAAGGTTGAAGACTGGGAATTAACATTCCAAATGAATCAAGCTGCGATTAACAATAGTTGGAATGGTAATTTCCAACCCCCTAACAGGGAAAACTCTCAATCCTCTAAAGACTATGTGGTCACCCCGCTGGATTGGGGAGGATTGATCGAACCTGGTCAAAGCCGTCATTTAGGATTCTGTGCCAACAAGCTAGGGTCTGACTACAAACCCCAGCAAATGTTGGCATCAGGGCAATGA